The bacterium BMS3Abin02 DNA window GCTGCGGTGGGAGCAGAGGTCGTGTTCCTCGCCGTTCCGACACCGCAGGGGGAGGACGGCGCCGCCGACACGTCCATCGTGTATGCCGTCCTCGAGGAGATCGCGGGAAGTTTGCGCGACGGGGCATTGGTCGTGCTGAAGTCGACGGTGCCCGTGGGGTCGGTGTCGAAGGTGCAGGCGATGCTCGACGAGCAGGGTGCTCACGCGACCGTCGTCAGCAACCCGGAGTTCTTGCGCGAAGGGTCGGCGATCTCGGATTTCCTGCATCCCGACCGGATCGTCATCGGCACCGACGACCAGCGGGCCGCCGAGATCATGATCGAGCTGTACCGGGAGCTACAGGCACCGATCGTCGTCACCGACCCGATCTCATCCGAGATGGTCAAGTACGCAGCGAACGCCTTTCTTGCGACCAGGATCACATTCGCCAACGCAGTGGCCAGGCTTTGCGAGGCGGTCGGAGCGGATGTCAAGGACGTGCTGCTCGGCATGGGGTACGACAGCAGGATCGGCTTTCACTTCTTCAACCCCGGTCCCGGCTTCGGTGGGTCGTGTTTCCCAAAGGACACCAATGCGCTCGTAGCAGTCGCCGAAGCCGCCGGATACGACTTCGCGTTGCTCAAGAGCGTCATCCGGATCAATGACCTCCAGCGCTCACACGTCGTCACTCACGTTCGGAAGGGCGCCGGGGGGACGTTGCGTGGCCGCGTGGTCGGCATGTGGGGTCTCGCATTCAAGGCGGGAACCGACGACACGCGATCTTCGCCTGCGCTCGCCATCGCCGAACGCCTCATCGAGGAGGGATGTGTCCTGCGAGCACACGATCCCCAGGCCACGGTATCGATGCACGGGCTGTCCCAGGTCGACACGCCGCTGGAAGCGGTGCGGGGTGCCGATGTGCTCCTGATCACGACCGAGTGGCCCGACTACCAGAGCGTCGATCTGCACGAGGTTGCCCGGCTCATGAGCGGCGACAGTGTCGTCGACGCTCGCAACCTGCTCGATCCCGACGCGGTGCGGCGCCTCGGGCTCCGCTATCAGGGGATCGGGCGGTAGGAGTTGTCGGTTCTCAGCATGTTGACGCTGTGTCCTCCTCGTTGGGAACGTTCTGACGACCGACGGCCGACGATCGACGACCGCTGACTAGCCTGCACAGCGTGAAACTCTCCATCCTCATTCCCGTGTACGACGAGCGCCGCACGGTGGGGGAGGCGGTGCGTCGAGCACGAGCCGTTGAACTGCCGATCGAACGTGAGATCATCATCATCGACGACGGTTCCACCGATGGGACCACCGAGATCGTCGACCAGTTGGCAGACTCCACCGTTCATGTCCTGCATCAGCCGGAGAACAGGGGCAAAGGTGCCGCGATTCGCCGTGGCATCGATGCATCGGACGGCGACTGGGTGATCGTCTACGACGCAGACCTGGAGTACGACCCGAGAGACTGGCCCACGCTCTTGCGGCCTGCACTCGAAGGAGATGCTCGGGTCGTCTACGGGTCGCGGTTCACCGGCGAGCGTCGCAACATGCTGTTTTGGCATTGGGTCGGAAACCGCTTCCTCAGCTTGGTGACCAACGTGCTCTACAACACGACCCTATCCGATATGGAGACGTGTACGAAGCTGGTCGAAGGTGATCTCGTGCGCTCCCTGAAGCTCACGGCCAACCGGTTCGACATCGAACCGGAGATCACGGCCAAACTCCTCCGGCTCGGGAATCGCATCTACGAGGTCCCCATCCGCTACGCAGGGCGCGAGGTCGAGGAGGGCAAGAAGATCTCCTGGCGGGACGGCCTGCCGGCCCTCTGGCGGCTCATCGTCACCCGGTTCGTAACGAAGAGTTCGATCACCCGATGAAAGCCATGGTCACCGGTGGGGCAGGGTTCATCGGCTCACACCTGGTCGATCGTCTCGTCGACGAAGGCTGGGAAGTGCTCGTCGTCGACGACCTCTCCGTCGGTCGCATCGCCAATCTGGCAGACGCTCGGGCTCGAGGCAGGGTGCAGTTCCACCAAGTGGACATCCGCGACGAAGCGTTCCTGACTGTTGCCGAGCGGTTCCGTCCCGACGTGATCTTCCACTTCGCAGCGCAGGCATCCGTGCCGGTGTCGGTTCGCGACCCGCTCTTCGACGCTTCGGTGAACATCCTCGGCACCATCAACGTGCTCGAAGCCGCACGACAGGTCGAGGCGATCCGCGTCGTCGCAGCGTCCTCCGGAGGGGCGATCTACGGGGGCGACGTGAAGCTCCCGGTCAAGGAGTCGTACACGAAGCATCCGGACTCCCCCTACGGGATCTCCAAGAAGGTTGTGGAGGACTACTTCCGCTACTACCGGAACACGACCGGTGTCGACTATCTGCTCGCCGCGTTCTCCAACGTCTATGGGCCCCGGCAGGACCCCTTGGGGGAAGCCGGCGTCGTGTCGATCTTCTCCAAGCTGATGCTGGAGGGGAGGCGTCCGGTGATCTTCGGCGACGGCGACCAGACAAGGGATTACGTGTTCGTCACCGATGTCGTCGATGCGTGCGTCCGTGCCGGCGGTGTCGGCGGAGGGCGGCTGCTCAACATCGGCACGGGTGTCGAGACATCGGTCATCGAGCTGTTCAGAAAGCTCGCCGATATCATCGGGTTCGACAAGAACCCCGTCTTCGGCGATCCGCGACGTGGTGACATCGCCCGGTCCGTGGTCGATCCGACGGCTGCCTTCAAGTATCTCGGCTGGCGGGCGTGGACTCCGCTGGAACAGGGTCTTCGTCAGACAGTGGAGTCGTTCCGGAAGTAGGAGCGGGTACACCCCCATCGCCTCGCAGAGCTCGGCACTTCCCCGTGAGGTCGCGGGTACACCCCCATCGCCTCGAAGACTCGGCACTTCCCCGTGAGGTCGCGGGTACACCCCCATCGCTTCGAAGGGCTCGGCACTTCCCCGTGAGGGGGAAGGAAGTCAGCGGAACAGATCTTCACCCGGCGGGCGGACGAGGTCGGTGGCGCGGCCTTCTCCCTCGGGCCACGAGAGCCCGCGGATGATCGCGACCGGGATCCGATCGGCCTTGCCCATGACGAGGTCCGCTGCCGCGGCGATCTCGTCGACAAGGGCGACTTCGGTGACTTCGAGTTCGTTGCCCCAGGTATCGGTGGTGCCTCGATAGTCGTGGATGGCAGGCATGCCGGACAGGCCGATCGCCACGTCGGTCAAACCGCGTCGCCAGGGCCTGCCGAACGTATCGGTGATGATCACCGCGAGTCGCTTGCGTGAGGCACGCTCGAATCGGATACGGAGCCGATGCGCCGACAGATCCGGATCACGAGGGTGCAGCGCCACCTGGCCGGGTTCCACGTTGGAGCGGTCCACGCCGGCGTTGGCACAGATGAACCCCTGCCGCGTCATGGCGATCATCAGATTCCCGCGACGTCTGATCACCGCTGTCGCCTCTTGTTCTTTGAGCGCCTGGTACTCGGCGTCGGATGCATACCGTGCCGTGGCTGCTTCGGCTTTGGAGACCACCTTGTGCGTGACGACGACAACATCGTCGTCTTCGAGACCGATCCCCGAATCGTCGATCGCCTCGAGGATCACCTCCGCCAGATCGGCGCCGGGCTGCACCTCGCCGATTCCGGGCACCGGAATGATCGAAAGCGTCACAGCAGGTCGATCATCCAGGCAGCGAAGTCACGAGCGGCCGACGGGTCGGTGATCCTGGTGTCCCGAACGTGGATCCGAACTCCGAAATCGTTGAGGTGGCTGCGATCGGGAGCGTCGCCGAGGTCGATCACGAAATCGTGCAGCAACCCGCTGTATGCCTCCAGCACTCCCCTGTTGCCTGCGGACATGCCGAGCGAGCGGAGCACCGCATGGGCCGGTCCCTTCAGCGCACGTCCGCCGAACAGTGGGCTGACGCAGATCACCCGCTCCGCGGAGGTGACCGCGTCGGCGACACCCGGCACGGCGAGCATCGGCCAGATGGAGAGAGGTGGGTTGGACGGCGCGATCACAACGACATCGGCATGGGTGATGGCGTCGAGCACTCCGGGTGCAGGTTCGGATTGTTCTGCGCCGTCGAAGCGGATGTCGAGAACCTCGTCCTTGTGAGAGCGGGCAACGAAGTACTCCTGGAATCGAATCCACGTTTGGGCATTGACACGAACCATGGTTCGGAGCCGGCCATCGGTGACGGGCACGACCGAAGCTCTCAGGGAGAACGCCGATCCGATCAGCCTCGTCACGTCCGACAGCGCTGCTCCATCCTGGAGCAGCTTGGTTCGGAACAGATTCGTGGCCAGATCCCGATCGCCGATCCGAAAGCTCGTGTCGATGCCGAACGAGGAGAGATGGTCCATTACGCCGAACTCGTCACGGTCGATGCCCCAGCCGTGCTGTCCTTCCAGACCGGCGAGGGTGTAGATGACCGTATCGATGTCCGGTGACACGTTGAGGCCGTAGATGATGTCGTCATCGCCGACGTTGACGATCACCGAGAGGCGGACGTCGTCGAGTCCATCGAGGCCGCGAGCGAGCCGGGCACCACCAACTCCGCCCGACAGGAGAGCAACGTGGATCATCGGTTCGCGATCCGTCGGATTGCGGTCACGCCCCACTCCCTCCACAATGGCCTTCGCATGTCATCCCCCGATCACTCTTCAGTACTGGCGGCCGTCATGGTGCGCGCCGGAACATTGACCGACGCGCTCGATGCGATCGCGACACAAGTCTACGAGCCGAGAGTGATCGTTGCAGTGGGTGGCGGGGAAGTGGCAGTGGCGCTGGCAAAGGAGCGAGGCATCGCCTGGGTGCCCACACCCTCCGCGCTGGGCGAG harbors:
- a CDS encoding undecaprenyl-phosphate mannosyltransferase, producing MKLSILIPVYDERRTVGEAVRRARAVELPIEREIIIIDDGSTDGTTEIVDQLADSTVHVLHQPENRGKGAAIRRGIDASDGDWVIVYDADLEYDPRDWPTLLRPALEGDARVVYGSRFTGERRNMLFWHWVGNRFLSLVTNVLYNTTLSDMETCTKLVEGDLVRSLKLTANRFDIEPEITAKLLRLGNRIYEVPIRYAGREVEEGKKISWRDGLPALWRLIVTRFVTKSSITR
- the fbiB gene encoding coenzyme F420:L-glutamate ligase — protein: MTLSIIPVPGIGEVQPGADLAEVILEAIDDSGIGLEDDDVVVVTHKVVSKAEAATARYASDAEYQALKEQEATAVIRRRGNLMIAMTRQGFICANAGVDRSNVEPGQVALHPRDPDLSAHRLRIRFERASRKRLAVIITDTFGRPWRRGLTDVAIGLSGMPAIHDYRGTTDTWGNELEVTEVALVDEIAAAADLVMGKADRIPVAIIRGLSWPEGEGRATDLVRPPGEDLFR
- a CDS encoding UDP-glucose 4-epimerase gives rise to the protein MKAMVTGGAGFIGSHLVDRLVDEGWEVLVVDDLSVGRIANLADARARGRVQFHQVDIRDEAFLTVAERFRPDVIFHFAAQASVPVSVRDPLFDASVNILGTINVLEAARQVEAIRVVAASSGGAIYGGDVKLPVKESYTKHPDSPYGISKKVVEDYFRYYRNTTGVDYLLAAFSNVYGPRQDPLGEAGVVSIFSKLMLEGRRPVIFGDGDQTRDYVFVTDVVDACVRAGGVGGGRLLNIGTGVETSVIELFRKLADIIGFDKNPVFGDPRRGDIARSVVDPTAAFKYLGWRAWTPLEQGLRQTVESFRK
- the ywqF gene encoding UDP-glucose 6-dehydrogenase YwqF codes for the protein MQVAVIGAGYVGLATAVGLSSLGHDVAVGERSAERVEMLRSGQSPIFEPELSAMLRVGSEAGRLSFHTSNVDAAVGAEVVFLAVPTPQGEDGAADTSIVYAVLEEIAGSLRDGALVVLKSTVPVGSVSKVQAMLDEQGAHATVVSNPEFLREGSAISDFLHPDRIVIGTDDQRAAEIMIELYRELQAPIVVTDPISSEMVKYAANAFLATRITFANAVARLCEAVGADVKDVLLGMGYDSRIGFHFFNPGPGFGGSCFPKDTNALVAVAEAAGYDFALLKSVIRINDLQRSHVVTHVRKGAGGTLRGRVVGMWGLAFKAGTDDTRSSPALAIAERLIEEGCVLRAHDPQATVSMHGLSQVDTPLEAVRGADVLLITTEWPDYQSVDLHEVARLMSGDSVVDARNLLDPDAVRRLGLRYQGIGR
- the cofD gene encoding 2-phospho-L-lactate transferase, producing MIHVALLSGGVGGARLARGLDGLDDVRLSVIVNVGDDDIIYGLNVSPDIDTVIYTLAGLEGQHGWGIDRDEFGVMDHLSSFGIDTSFRIGDRDLATNLFRTKLLQDGAALSDVTRLIGSAFSLRASVVPVTDGRLRTMVRVNAQTWIRFQEYFVARSHKDEVLDIRFDGAEQSEPAPGVLDAITHADVVVIAPSNPPLSIWPMLAVPGVADAVTSAERVICVSPLFGGRALKGPAHAVLRSLGMSAGNRGVLEAYSGLLHDFVIDLGDAPDRSHLNDFGVRIHVRDTRITDPSAARDFAAWMIDLL